Proteins from a genomic interval of Gossypium hirsutum isolate 1008001.06 chromosome A09, Gossypium_hirsutum_v2.1, whole genome shotgun sequence:
- the LOC107889369 gene encoding uncharacterized protein — translation MATTEEFSFPTSTDLYPCSIDSPPLWRLSPAASPDVFLHSKGKQEEDCFPVSQRADEDDHQERKSKSHEDHNGWKQSDKGVAEDEDEDEEEKMDMLWEDFNEEELPRSGSSSRCSEDMVEMGCGGGHSLKLSKTNAGMFSQSPRRAGMLVFMRVLRKFFLLHNSHRSSNSHLPN, via the coding sequence ATGGCCACTACCGAAGAATTCAGCTTCCCTACCTCCACTGATTTGTACCCTTGCTCCATTGATTCACCGCCGTTATGGCGTCTGTCTCCTGCAGCATCTCCTGATGTTTTTCTTCACAGCAAAGGTAAACAAGAAGAAGATTGTTTTCCAGTTAGTCAGAGAGCAGACGAAGATGATCACCAGGAAAGAAAGAGCAAATCGCACGAAGATCACAATGGTTGGAAGCAGTCGGACAAAGGCGTTGCTGAAGATGAAGACGAAGATGAAGAGGAAAAGATGGACATGTTGTGGGAGGATTTCAACGAAGAAGAATTACCAAGAAGTGGAAGTTCATCGAGGTGTTCAGAAGATATGGTAGAAATGGGATGCGGTGGTGGTCACAGCCTGAAATTGTCGAAAACCAATGCGGGCATGTTTTCTCAAAGCCCCAGGAGAGCAGGCATGCTGGTTTTCATGAGGGTATTGAGAAAGTTCTTCTTGCTCCATAATTCTCATCGCTCTTCCAACTCACACTTGCCAAACTAA
- the LOC107890089 gene encoding agamous-like MADS-box protein AGL62 has product MASSSKKTKGKQKIEIKIIENEDDRLISFSKRRFGIYKKISELSTLCGSEVLFIIFSPKGKPYSFAHPSIESVTKRFLNPNQPLHETTDAPVETYRKVRIKSLVQDYNEVCDQLDASKEKQKEFSLAQQSRGSESHHWWKTPIYQLNPRELHELDKRFTEFINLISIARDKKIVSISLMHAEMDEDVPFVVPPRYGPSLQ; this is encoded by the coding sequence ATGGCAAGCTCAAGCAAGAAAACCAAGGGAAAGCAAAAAATTGAGATTAAGATAATTGAAAATGAGGATGATAGGCTCATCTCATTTTCAAAACGACGTTTTGGAATTTATAAGAAAATCTCTGAGCTCTCCACTTTATGTGGCAGTGAGgttctctttattattttctcCCCAAAAGGTAAGCCTTATTCGTTTGCTCATCCTTCTATTGAATCTGTCACTAAACGCTTTCTAAACCCAAACCAACCTCTTCATGAAACCACGGACGCTCCTGTTGAGACTTACCGTAAGGTAAGAATCAAGTCGCTAGTCCAAGATTACAATGAGGTTTGCGACCAACTAGATGcatcaaaagaaaaacaaaaggagtTTTCTTTGGCCCAACAATCACGTGGAAGCGAATctcatcattggtggaaaactccAATATATCAGCTTAACCCAAGGGAGCTCCATGAACTAGACAAACGCTTCACTGAGTTCATCAACTTGATCTCTATTGCAAGGGACAAGAAGATTGTATCCATTTCCTTAATGCATGCTGAAATGGATGAAGATGTCCCTTTTGTCGTTCCTCCTAGATATGGCCCTAGTTTGCAGTAG